ATCCTGGGATCAGATCCGAATGGTTTCAGTTTCCCAATAACACATATGCCATGCAGAAAATAAAAAGCATGCaggtataatgcattatgatgcaGTTATAATGCACCGTAAGACTTTAATGAGCATGCAGGCATACAGGTATATATTTGCAAAGCATTTAAGTCAGAGAATAACCCCCACTAAATCCATTTCCCCTGTGTTCTGTTTCTCTAGTTGTGTGTGGTCTCCTTGCTAGGCTTCCTCCTATACTGCATCACCTACGTACCAGATGAGAGGACCTCCATGCAATTCATCGCCAAAGTGAGACCCACATGCCCTCTGACATAATTTCCTGTCCAACTGAGCAGAGACCAAGGCAAACTCTCTCTAATGGGACAATTAGTCATGTTTATTCAGGAGAATTCATTATTATTCATTCATTATCAAACACATGCCCGTCTCATTCAAATCAACCAGGTTGTAGTTAGAGTCAGTTAATCTGATTTAGATTAATGTGTAGGGCCAATATACTACAACACAGAGAACATTGATTGCCACATTGACATACTGtaggcagacctgggttcaagtaTTATTTAAAATCTTTAAAATACTTGTTTTAGAATAACTGTACTGCCAGATGGGTGAGGTTTGCACTTTGTGACTATTCTATTACACTGGacagaaatataaatgcaacatgtaacaatttcaaagattttactgagttacagttcatataaggaaatcagtcaatgaattaggcactaatctatggatttcacatgactgggaatacagatatgaatctgAGTCACAGACACCTGTCAAAAAattggggcgtggatcagaaaaccagtcagtatctggtgtgaccaccatttgcctcatgcagtgcgacacatctccctCGCATGgagttgatcagactgttgactgaggcctgtggaatgttgtcccactcttcaatggctgtgcgaagttgctggatattggtgggaattgGAATACATTatcgtacacatcgatccagagcattccaaacgtgctcaatgggtaacatgtctggtgagtatgtaggaacattttcagcttccaggaattgtgtacagatcctagcGACATTGGGGCcgtgcattgtcatgctaaaacatgagatgatggcggaggatgaatggcatgacaatgggcttTAGGATCtggtcacagtatctctgtgcattcacatTGCCATCactaaatgcaattgtgttcattgcccatagcttatgcctgaccATAACcccaactccaccaccaccattgggtactctgttcacaaggttgacatcagcaaaccactcagcCACACAAccccatacacactgtctgtcatttgTTCGGTACAGtggaaaccgggattcatccgtgaagagcacacttctccagcgtgccagtggccatcgaaggtgagtatttgcccactgaagtcggttaagacgccgaactgcagtggaaaccgggattcatccgtgaagagcacacttctccagcgtgccagtggctgGAGAAGTgtggtcaagaccctggtgaggagcttccctgagacggtttctgactgacagtttgtgcagaaatgatttggttgtgcaaacccacagtatTATCAGTTcctcgggtggctggtctcagatgatcctgcaggtgaagaagccagatgtggaggtcctgggctggttacacgtggtctgccattgtgaggccggttggacgtactgccaaattctctaaaacgatgttagaggcagcttatggtatagaaatgaacattcaattctctggtggatattcctgcagtcagcacgccaattgcacgctccctcaaaacgaaacatctgtgacattgtttgACAAAacgggccttttattgtccccagcacaaggtgcacctgtgtaatgatcattctgtttaattagcttcttgctatgtcacacctgtcaggtggatggattatcttggattatcttggcaaaggagaaatgctaactaacagggatttaaatacatttgtgttcaacattttagagaaagaagctttttgtgcgtatggaaaatttctggcatcttttatttcagctcatgaaacatgagacactttacatattgtgtttatattttggttcagtatagtTCCATTGCAACAGGCAACCTCTATAAAACTCAGATCAAATATTTAAAATacaatttgaacccaggtctgactcGGGTTGTATGGTTGCACCTTGAATGTGAtactatatgtacagtatagggCCATAGAGAGAAATGCAGAGCACAGCATGCCTACTAGCAAGGCCCTGTAGGAGGCCTATGGGTACATGGGCACAGTTATTGGACATGAATTGTCTCATTTAATTGGCCAGACAATGTAGGCAGTTGGAATGTCCAATCAATTAGAATAGGAATACCACTGTTTGCCCATCGTGACTGAGCTGTGTACAAACACAGTATTTTCAAAGGTGGACTTCCTCCATTCAAAATGATAGTGAAGTAGATATAACGTGAACTGAACAATACATTTGAAAAGTAATACAATCAGTGGTGCAATTGTACGCAACAAAATATTCTCCCTATTTTTCGTTTCTTTATGTCTTCCTAAAGTTCATAGCAAACCATAGAGTACAGTGATATATGAAAGGCTTTGTGTTGCTCTTCTTTTTATGTCATTTATGTACAGCAGTTGCCAGTACAATACATCTCATGACGTTCTCCATTTTCACAgccgtttacattttttttaaacgccATTTCAAATCAAGCAAGCATCAAACATTACATAATGCTATAGGCAGCATGTAACGGAGTGTAAATACAGTGCGAATCAGGGCTCTGTTACATAACCTGTGGATTTAGATGAAGGGCTAGTGTTATTTGGATTGTACACTGTAATTACATAAACCACACAAAGACACTCTTGCACATTGTCAAGCTGTATTTTAGACCCCGTTTACTCAATGTGGACATACAGGcacctgccaaaataaaggaaacaccaacagtgTCTTAGTAAGGCGTTGGGCCACCAAAGCAGTTTCAATGCGCCTTGGcacagattctacaagtgtctggaactctattggagggatgcgacaccattcttccacaagaaattacATCATTGCAAATTAGTTTTTTTTGATGGTGCTGGAAAACACAGGTGcctctccagaatctcccataagtgttcaaatgggttgagatctggcgcacacacacacacacacacacacacacacacacacacacacacacacacacacactcctttgacacccctctttcaaagtcccCGAGATCATTTCTTCTAGCAAAatatgggcaactgggcatttttatacatcaaatcaaatcaaatcaaatgtatttatatagccctttgtacatcagctgatatctcaaagtgctgtacagaaacccagcctaaaaccccaaacagcaaacaatgcaggtgtaaaagcacggtggctaggaaaaactccctagaaaggccaaaacctaggaagaaacctagagaggaaccaggctatgtggggtggccagtcctcttctggctgtgccgggtagagattataacagaacatgaccaagatgttcaaatgttcataaatgaccagcatggtcgaataataataaggcagaacagttgaaactggagcagcagcacagtcaggtggactggggacagcaaggagtcatcatgtcaggtagtcctgggacatggtcctagggcccaggccagttgaaactggagcagcagcatggccaggtggactggggacagcaaggagtcatcatgtcaggtagtcctggggcatggtcctagggctcaggtcctccgagagagagaaagaaagagagaaggagagaattagagaacgcacacttagattcacacaggacaccgaataggacaggagaagtactccagatataacaaactgaccctagccccccgacacataaactactgcagcataaatactggaggctgagacaggaggggtcaggagacactgtggccccatccgaggacacccccggacagggccaaacaggaaggatataaccccacccactttgccaaagcacagcccccacaccactagagggatatcttcaaccaccaacttaccatcctgagacaaggccgagtatagcccacaaagatctccgccacggcacaacccaggggggcgccaacccagacaggctgaccacaacagtgaatcaacccacccaggtgacgcaccccccagggacggcatgagagagccccagtaagccagtgactcagccccgtaacagggttagaggcagagaatcccagtggaaagaggggaaccggccaggcagagacagcaagggcggttcattgctccagagcctttccgttcaccttcccactcctgggccagactacactcaatcatatgacccactgaagagatgagtcttcagtaaagacttaaaggttgagaccgagtttgcatctctgacatgggtaggcagaccgttccataaaaatggagctctataggagaaagccctgcctccagctgtttgcttagaaattctagggacaattaggaggcctgcgtcttgtgaccgtagcgtacgtgtaggtatgtacggcaggaccaaatcagagagataggtaggagcaagcccatgtaatgctttgtaggttagcagtaaaaccttgaaatcagcccttgctttgacaggaagccagtgtagagaggctagcactggagtaatatgataaaattttttggttctagtcaggattctagcagccgtatttagcactaactgaagtttatttagtgctttatccgggtagccggaaaatagagcattgcagtagtctaacctagaagtgacaaaagcatggatgagatgttaattgcttaattaactccgTAACCAGACTttgtccctcatttactcaagtgtttcctttattttgtcagttacctatACAAAGACAAATACATAGCATGTGGATAAAGGGACAGTGGGAGGCTGCAGGGGAGTCTCACAGGAACAATGTCTACTTAATGCAGTCAGTCCTCCTTTTCAACtagaatgttttttttgtgtgaaaaTAACTGAATTATTTTGAAAATGACCCCTGATGACATCATAGGGGGTGATTTCCTTATCTAAAGCTAATTGACTACATTTAGGTTTTCAAATACGGAAACACTGGTATGGTGCTGCTGTGGTGGACATAATGAATATGAGGTTAAAAAAATGGTGACGTTCCCCTTTAAGACAGTTATGCTCTGTCAGGCCGGTAGCCAGGATCTGCAGGTATTTATTGGCTGCTTTGAGGGGAGATAATCGTTAGCAGACAGAAACCTATTTGGATTGGAAACTGATATGGCTAGAGAGTAGGCATACCTGGTTCACTATGGCCTGCTAACACTTAAGCCACTTCAATCAGTCATTGAATGTGCTACAGTAAGCTGAGTAAagacatagagctccagtcatcTTAGCCCCAGTGTAGACAACCAGGGTCATGTTCAGGCTCAAACACAGAAAAATATTTGAAATATCGTTGTTATTGGTAGTCTGTCCTCTGTTTCAAAACATTTATATAATTTGGTGCTAAATATGACCCTGCAGTGGTCCTTAAGGATGACCTCCCTCTAAGTATTTGTCCCCCACTATGCTTAGCTATGCTATGATTCACTACACCACAAAACACAAGCtcacgtcctctcctctcctcctccagctgctGTACTTCATCCTGTGCACAGTGGGCCTGGTCCTCTCTGTCCTGGTCATGGCCTTCTCTGGCCACCATTATGCTCAGACCAACGGATTCAGCTGCCTGGAGGTGGGAGATGACTGCGTGTGCACCCTGGACTCCCACGACCCAATCGCCAGGACCTTCACCTACGCGGGAGTCAGCGACTGCGGAGAGGTCACAGGCACCCTGAAGTTGTACTTCCTGCTTCAGATTGCCCTGAACCTGACCCAGGCCCTGGTGTGTGCCCTGGGGGCCTTCGTCATGTGGAAGCACCGCTACCAGGTGTTCTTTGTGGGGCTACAGATAGGCTCACCCTCCTTCCAGCACTGGCAGAAGGTCTGATGGGAAAtgtaaaagaagaaaaaaagaggcCCATGATGATGCTGATACCACTATTGAGGGTAGAGTAAGGCGGAGAGCAGCCAATCAACATTTCGGCTCATTCTACTTGAATGGACAGAGATGTATTACACGAAACACTTTGGTGTgtgcgtaagtgtgtgtgttttggttgttCTCAACCATATTTACATTTTGGGGTGGTTGTCTTCTTCTATAATGGCTTTTCGCACAACTTTTATATACTGAGTGGAGAACTTTATTTGCAGTTGCCAATGCTACATGAGATACTGTATTTCTAATAGATGAAAATATTCTAAACTACCAAACTGTCAGTTTTGGAATGATCTACCATGATGTTCAATGTATTTTTGTCAGGGATTTCAAAATAATTCAGCAAAAATCTTTATTATGCCTCTACAATTGAACGTATACACTCTATAATAGTGTTGATTATGTTACAATTAAAGCAAACTCAAGACACTTTTCTCATACTGTGGTCGTAAAAACGATTCTTGCTGCGCAAGTATTCATCTCTATAATCTTCTATCATACTGCTGTTTAGGACTGTGGGGAATGCTATTGTTTTCAACCCCAATCGGCCTTCAATTTGAGATACTCAATGAGAGTGGGCAGCACTGAGCTCGCCTGCAACatcacttcctggagtagctcaaactgaGCATGTTATCAAAAGACAGCGCAGTAGGAAGATAtgcagaaactgcttctccaataaaAATCTCCGATCACATTGTAGGCTATGTCCTGGCGAAGTTCATGCACAGAAAGACGTCATCGGGTCTAACGGTTGTCTCGGGCCGAACTGCGCATTTGCAGGCCGTCAATTCAAAAGGGACTCCTTTGTTATAATTAAGGAAGAATTTCACTTCTCTCATCAACTTCACAAACCCCGGACAGGTCTGCTTGGTCTGTTTCGCAAGCGTTCCCGGAAGTCACGCCTCTGGGATTAGGAACTGCGATGTTATGTCTTGAGAATCCCCCCCAAGAGATTCCATTTTAGCAAACTAAAACAGATTTCCCGAGCTTCAAATGCACCGttgagtcttcacataggaatACATGGTGTGACGTCATCTATGGCTTTGTACATTCATATACAGTCAATGGTTTAACTGCATCGGCAGAGggtgaggagcagggtggaacATAAGTGAGGGAATTATGCTCTCTTTTTGCAATTGCATATTTAGCACTTGACTTTGATTATGATGGACTATCACACAAACAGTGGTACATAttttgtaatacagtaatacagtattttTGGGCAAAAGAGGCTACTCATTTCATGTTTCCTTTCAGCCAATAGATGTGTCTGTAGCATTTGGGACTGTTGATATAATGCCATCATTGTATGAATCAGGGAAAACCCCTGACTGAATACAGCAGTACAGCCTGGTGTGTTATTGCATTTACTAACCACTCAGAGTGGAGACATACTGGTGCTGAGAGGAGGCATGTGGAGGCTATCAACAATACCAGTGGCCTCCAGTCATGACTCAAGCAGCCAGGCAAAACCAAAACTGCTGCAACCGCTGGGGGAGGGCTGGGCTGGGGAGGGGTAGGTAAAGGGGTACTCAGACAGACAACTGAACTGTGCCACCCCAAGAGGGAAACTAAGTTTATATGGCTCATTTAGCTGGATAGTGTCCCtccaatagtgaagacattaaatcAGTTGTTTAAAGGTTTGGTGTACGTTGTCTTATGCTAAATGAATTTAGGTGGATTGTAAATCACATTTTAGGTGCTGGTACTGGACAGCATTTGCCAATGACACATCTAGAGACGAGAGCAACATGAAAAACAGAAGCAGAAAATATGAGAATTTGAGCTAATGAGTGGTGGGTGGTAACATGGCAATTACTGTGCATTAGAGATACTATAGTCGAGTCTTTGTACATAATACACAAAGAGAAGTGTTTGAGAATAGCAAAATCTGTGTTTTATCTTCAATAGACACCTTATTACTGGTGCTTGAGCATTTTGCGTCATTTACATGTACATTAGAGAAAGAACTACTGCCGATGTCTGTGTACATTTTCTAAGCCTTTTAGCATGGTCTCATGTTTACTATTAATAAATGCTGTTGAATTTTAAGTCCTTAAATAGCAGTTGTATTATTTGTGTTGCATGCAATTCTACCTCAACTATTCTTAACCCAATCCTGAAATAAAAGTATGTGAATGAATGCGGTTTGCCTGCGAGCTACAGTATCACACCAGCTATCACTGAAGACGGACAGCTTGCGAGGGAAACATAACTATCTGAGCCAGAGTCTTTTTATTCAATCACTGGAAGGGATAAGGCTGTACAAAAGTACACTACAGCAGCCTGTTATCAGATtaagtgagaaagttagagggcCTGGgccgtgttcattaggcaccaaacggaagaaaacagggagggactacctagTTCTGTCCAATAAGAACAGCTTGTTTTTCATTTTCTGTTGAAAAACGCTAAACAATATTTTGCTATGGTGAATATAGCCCTGATTTTTTTGATAGGCCTGAGGGTGTTATGAACTATCATGTGACCACACCGCTTCATTATTCATGACAGCATGACATAGGAAGTCATATGCAGCCCATCACGAGGGGGATGTATCTAAACAAATGACAGTTAAGAGTTATTTTCCTCCCACAAAATCTCTTATCCTTTCCTTTGAAATGGCAAACACCTGCTTGAAATTGCCATAGATTTGCGAGGGGTGAAAATCAGAAAGGTATCTGATCTGTTGTCCAGTGCATTTCTTCTGACCCATTGAAAGGAGAGATGAATGTGGGAGATAAATAAAAAGGAGATCAATTTCTGTATAAGTGACATTACTCAAGGCGTGACTAATAGCATTATGTTAGAGCAGTTTCACTTCAATAATGGCCACCTGCAACTGGCATAACTCAAACTGGAGGAAAAGAAATGTGCCCAAATTACTTGGGAAACAGAAATTGGCATTTGAGCAGAACAAAATTACCTATCAGTTGCTCAACATAGCATTTGAAAATACTTGTTTTTCTTTtgtcacactacaacacaaaaacaTATTTTGTTTGTCACACTACAACACCTAACTCCAAACACAATAAACACAACATCCAAATCATCACCGTGGCTCAGTCCCAGAGGTGTTTGTGGCATAatatcctgtttattgtcctACTACTATTGGGTGGGTCTG
This is a stretch of genomic DNA from Oncorhynchus nerka isolate Pitt River linkage group LG25, Oner_Uvic_2.0, whole genome shotgun sequence. It encodes these proteins:
- the sspn gene encoding sarcospan isoform X1, producing MGEGKKGSGGGEKSGGAPPIQEKKGGKAEEGGPAPEDAHKCCGCRFPLLIALLQLLLGVAITAVAFLMVTISPSLLARETPHWAGIILCVVSLLGFLLYCITYVPDERTSMQFIAKLLYFILCTVGLVLSVLVMAFSGHHYAQTNGFSCLEVGDDCVCTLDSHDPIARTFTYAGVSDCGEVTGTLKLYFLLQIALNLTQALVCALGAFVMWKHRYQVFFVGLQIGSPSFQHWQKV
- the sspn gene encoding sarcospan isoform X2, with translation MGEGKKGSGGGEKSGGAPPIQEKKGGKAEEGGPAPEDAHKCCGCRFPLLIALLQLLLGVAITAVAFLMVTISPSLLARETPHWAGIILLYFILCTVGLVLSVLVMAFSGHHYAQTNGFSCLEVGDDCVCTLDSHDPIARTFTYAGVSDCGEVTGTLKLYFLLQIALNLTQALVCALGAFVMWKHRYQVFFVGLQIGSPSFQHWQKV